attttgatcggaTTTTATCATTCTTGTATTTTGACTACTTGACTTTATTTAGGTTTGATCAATTAAGTTTTGATCAATTAATTGGTCAAGCAGACTAGGTTTCGTGTTTCAGACGGCAATGATCGAGTCGATGCTCCGCTTGCCGCCCAGGGCTACCGTAGGATATTCGAAAAAGCGAACCGGATCAATTTTCGATTTGATTCGGTTAAAATAGGATAGGTCTTAGGATCAATTTAGACTTTTTGAATTAATTCAAAATTGATTAATCTGATTTGATTAATCAATTAATCaacttataatttaaaataatttaaatatatatgttaaataatcaaaattaaataaagTTAGAATCTTGATTTAAGTGgatcaaaaatataatatttatcaaattagATCTATGtcgtttataattttttaatgaaaatagGATCAAATTAGACGATTAAACCAATTTGAATAACATGTTTGAGCGCACAAGATAATGCACTTAATCAGATTGATAATACTTGTTATTAAAGTCTATTTCAATTTGGTTCAAATCGATTAATTAGAACTTATaaactaaattattttatataaaaaccaCCGACCAATCATCATCTCGTGCATGTCCTTCATGTAATATTCAAGTTGAAAGAAGAAGACAAACTATCCTCCTACTCACGTAAACATCGATCCAAGACAGACGATTATAGGTTATCTTCATGTCGCCTACATGAATAAGAGACTAAAGTGACGGTAGAAATAGTTAAATATTATCTCCTTGAATAATGTTTCATAAAATATGTTATTTTTTCAAAGCTCATTTTTTAACATTGTAaataagcttttttttttattattatcatggaTGACTACACTCATTTATCTCATATCTTCATGTAGGTGGCCCCTCGAATGATCTATATAATAGCTTGATGCTCCCACCTCAAATATACCTTCGGCAACTCTAAACGATTAAAACCACGCCGAGTTGATTTAAATGTCAACAACATCTTCTATAACACCCTTCATAGTCTTCAAAATTGAACCATCTGTAACCTAATTTTGTATTACTTTGGTTTGGCTTGAAGACTCCGAGACTATGGATTGGGTCGAAGTGATCTCTTCCACTGATTTGGATCCATCGGTTATTATTTAGTTTTAAAAAGCCAAAACTTATAGTCATTTCGTGGAAGACATGCATGCAGCGCATGCGAACGTGGAGTAGCAGTAAGCAAACCAAATGAATAAAAAGACGAGGAGAAGGTGGTTTATAACCGAGACATGAATCTTAAACCACACAGCTTCACAGATCATTTTAAATCATTTAATCCAAATAAAAACATCCTCCACCTTCACTTCTATGATCAATATATTATCTCGCCGGTTGCTCTTTACGTGGATGTCTCTCCTCAGTTCTTCAAAGTAGAAGCCAGGTCCAGGCTATTGCTAACCAGTTTCGAAAGGTGGTCGTTGATATCGGCAACAGGTGACACCAAACCCGGCCAATCCTGGAACGCATCAGCGCAGTTGGCCTTGAGGCTCATCGCGGCGGAGAGGTTCACCATGAGGTCAGTGTGCGCTTCATCCTTGAGGTTCTTGGCTGACAACTGGAGACTGTCAGCTACGGAGCTGAAGGCATCACGGCAAACACACAGGGTGGACTTCATCAGCTTCTCGGTGCCAGGGGCTTTCATAAGCTTGGCGGAAATGGCTGCTGCCTCCTTGGCTTTGGACGTGGCCACGTCGATGGATGCGGCGGTCAGGGACCCGACCGACGCTGAGGGAGCGAGGGAATTGCAGAGATCGGGGTACGATGCTTTTTTGCATTCGGAGGTGGCGTCGAAGAGGGAGCGGTCATTGACGCGGCGGAGGACGCGAGCTTCTGTTATGGTGGCcccgaggaggaggagcagggcgGCAGGCAGGATGAATGGGAGAGAGGCGGTTTGCTGCTGTCGACCCATGGTGGCTCACTTGGAGGGTTTGTAAACCGAGGAGAGCCAAAGAGCAGTGGCAGAGAAGAGGGAGGCGGAGGTTGGAGATAGATTTGCAAGTGTTTATATAGGAGGAGCTTGGATAGGTGTGCGGAGATGGATGTGGCCAAATGTACGTgcaggagagaggaggaggagggaagaaggatCCGTTCTCCTGGTTTATCTCCGAACCATATGTCGATGTATGGCTGACCATAGATGTCACTGTGGGTGCGACTTGGTCAGAACTAAAAAAATACCTAACGATTCACTCGTTGCTCTTTAAATACTAGGAAAGAGGACTCCTGGCATAATAAAATAGTTTTTtcttttacatattatttttcttttttctcgccTTAATATTCGACTCCAACACATTCTAACTCTTACGATCGGCGGAGGATACATTCCTAGAGACTGTCTCCTCCGCTTCGTAGGTTTGTGAATTTAGAGTGCTTGGCTCGTAGCTTACCTCCACATCATTTACCTCGAGTATTCCAAGAGCGTGCTTACAAAAAAGGGACCGTGTTGGCTCTATTATCCTATATTTGTATGGACGATCTGAATCCGACAGCTTCGCATCGGTCTTAGGAGGGCTTTCCAAAGCGTCCAACCAGGCCTCACAACTTACTCCAGAAGAAACTACAATCACCATCTGATATATTCCCAACGACGAGCAGTGCCATCCTTCGACGGGCCCAACATGACCTGCCTTTGAATTCCACTGAGACTAACTTGCGTTGTAAGCTCTCATTTCCATCATAATCCAAACAATTTAATCTTACGGCtttgaaaatattgttaaacagaCATCATCAACACAAAAAGAAGTCAATCGGTTATCATCTGAGATTCTAAACATGCCATAATAAAATGCCCGATTAATCATACTCTAATCTCTTACGAGGTGGATCTCTGATGTCACATGGAAGACAGTTCGGATTAAGCATGCACACATTTGGCTTGACATCCTCGTAAGAAGAAGGTGTATGATGCAAATACTAATAAATCTTTGGAGATGAATAAAAAAAATCCCTTCAGAATATACCCAAAAGAAAAACGCTGAGTTGCACAACAATAATGACTAATAAATAAATCTGCACAGGCGAATTATTACGATGAATCACAAATAAACAAAGACCTAAAATGcaggtgattttaaaccattagaATCTCGACCAGATATTCACAAACTCGAACACCTAGATTCGACAATACAAAACATTCCCAAGAATATTTACATTGAAAACATTACTTTTTGTTGGTAATCAACAATGGAAAAGCCTGAATAGTTCACGATAATTAACCACACAAAGAGCCACAACCAGCCACAATAATAACTCTGATGAACACAAAAAAAAGTCTGATGAGCTTGCATAAACCCACTGATTAGCCAACATAGAACAAGAAAAGCATGACATAAGCATGCAAGTTTAATGAGCAGCACATGGTCAGATCAAAGCAAACTTTCGGTTTTTTGCCATCTTTATCTAGCATTATTAAACTCTTCTAGAACTACTTTTCCAGTGACCCCCTTTGTATACATACATGCATTAAGGCAGTTCAGCTCCACGTGATGCTCATTCACCAATGAGCCTACTGAGAAACTCACTTATTAGCCAACACAGGACAAGAGAAGCATGACCTAAGCACACATGCTTAACAAAAAGCACACTATCTGCTAAAAGCAAACTATAGTTTTTTTCGCCATCATCATTGAACATTATTAGACTCTAGATCTACTTTGCTAGTAACCCCCTTGTATATATGCATTAAGGCGGTCCAGCTCCTCCCGATGCTCATTCACCACTGCTCGAACAACATCACCAATGGAGACCATGCCAATCATACCTTTGTCATCAACCACAGGGATATGCCTAATGCGGTTGTCTACAGATAGAAAAAGTCATAACAACAATGTTATCAGTCAATCTAGCCACACAAGCAACTAATTGTACTTACAGAACAAACCTGTCATAAGCTGCATGGCCCGCAGAACCTTGGTATCTGGTGTCACAGTGATCAATTTATTCTGGTCATAAGAAACCAAAAATAGTTTGTCATAAGGCAGAAAATGTAATGCAAATGAAGGAAAAAATCTTAGTACATATCACCATTGAACGACAGGATTCGTACAGTACCGGTATCATAAAATGAACCAAGCATCAATATGGTACGGTAAAATCAATATAGACCACTATTAGaatagagggagagagagaagaagaggaaaaggagaTAGTGAGTACAAAGTAACACAGATATGTAGCAGAGGAGGAGAGGCAGCAGTGGGTGGTGATGTGACAAGGAGAAGCAACAACAACAAGAATGATGGGTGCTGATGCCAGATGTTATCTGAACAATAAGCTAGGTTCCAGATTGACTAGAATGGAATTGCCCGATCTGTGTGTCAGTTAAAGCCGTGCACCAGTGGTATAAACGAGTGCACTGACCAAAATGTTAATACAAATGACATGCATACTTATCACCTGAAGTTTTACAGTTTCTTGATTTAAGGAGAGCAGCATTCATGCAACTTACTTTAAAATAGAGATTCCTATTTAATGTAAAATAATGTTCCTTATGAATTATACAGATCAATAATGCATAATTCCAAAAAGCAGGACAATGAAAATGCACAATCTACATAAACCAATCTGCATATTCCAATAGAAACTGCTCCACATTACCTCATCAGTCATAATGTCACCAACTTTAGTCGATTTGGAAGATCTTCCCTGCACAATAATTTTTCGGAGATAATCTGAAGATGAAAAAAAGTTGTTATACATACAGGTAAGTTGCTCCAACTACAGGCAAAAGAAAACAATCACTATCAACATTGTTCTTATATTTCTGTAAAGATTTTGAACAAGAAAAACAGTTATTTTTTCAGATCAACTATTTATGTGTGAAATTGAAAATTGTGTAGCTCAATTCTCTATACTCTAAAGCACATGCTTGAATAATAATTCACCATTTGTCTTAGTACTTGGTTTATAAGTTATACTAATTGCTGTGATTTTGAAGCAGCCATTTTCCATAAAATATCCTAAAGTTGAAAATTAGCTAGATATTTTTAAAGAATGGCTTCTTAAATTCCTAAACTGCATTCTTTGTTCTCAAGTGGTTCTCATGAATCCTGCAAGTAGTTGCAGCTTAACGAACTCTTCTTTGAAAGCAAAGTACAATAGTGACATAGTCAGAGGATCAGCTGCCTAGATATAGAATAGTATGGACTATGGAGTCGGTCGGATTGCAAGTGGATCATTAAAAGGTATCATCTTACCAACTCACATATGGAAATAAAATGTTAAAAGGCAAACATGGAAATTATGAAAATGAAGTGACTATCTTAATAATGACAATCTTTGAACTTGGTGAACTTTCAAAATTAATATCTAAATTCAGGTGATTGATGATAGAAGTATTACTATAGACAGGATAACCATAAACTGCCAGTAAAAACTATTAAGCTATCCTTGCTCTTGAAGTAGAAAGAACAAAAATTACTTACTGATATGCCATTT
Above is a genomic segment from Musa acuminata AAA Group cultivar baxijiao chromosome BXJ3-4, Cavendish_Baxijiao_AAA, whole genome shotgun sequence containing:
- the LOC135636221 gene encoding pectinesterase inhibitor 12-like, coding for MGRQQQTASLPFILPAALLLLLGATITEARVLRRVNDRSLFDATSECKKASYPDLCNSLAPSASVGSLTAASIDVATSKAKEAAAISAKLMKAPGTEKLMKSTLCVCRDAFSSVADSLQLSAKNLKDEAHTDLMVNLSAAMSLKANCADAFQDWPGLVSPVADINDHLSKLVSNSLDLASTLKN